A single Agrococcus sp. ARC_14 DNA region contains:
- a CDS encoding FGGY family carbohydrate kinase produces MSIRNGILAIDEGTTGTRAAWVAGDGTVGGLHYERLTVSAPRPRVVEQDPAEILRKTIEAVQHAVADARREGVAIVGCAIATQRATTVLWDTATGEPLTPAIVWQDTRHADELAAIAPEWDARLIPAVGRPVGVRSPYLTAMRLIETDARVRQAHQRGTLGFGTVDTWLLWNLVQGRPLLTTATNATSCGAYVIAEHRYETDYLDALGFPRELLPALRDDQDDFGITDPALLGIEVPVWAVLGDQHAGMLGLGALEPGDAMCVHGTGSFVDLNLGSSTPANPGRYEGTLSLVAWRAQQRSRFTVETFTAATGSAIDWLCGTLGWFDDARAISAAAASASARRQVRFLPAMTGVRMPVVEPGVRSALTGFDFSTTKADVAAAVLEGIAHSMAWSLEADAEVAGVDVASVLVGGGLSLSDPLLQMQADLTQVPQRRLRTTDVASIRGAAFLAGSGSVWPDMEAATATLVQEAVFEPAIDRAERDERVGVWRERVNEEVRRVRETTVTENDEES; encoded by the coding sequence ATGAGCATTCGCAACGGCATCCTCGCCATCGACGAGGGCACCACCGGCACCCGTGCCGCGTGGGTCGCAGGCGACGGCACGGTCGGGGGCCTCCACTACGAGCGCCTCACCGTGTCGGCCCCGCGACCCCGCGTGGTCGAGCAGGACCCTGCCGAGATCCTCCGCAAGACGATCGAGGCCGTGCAGCACGCCGTCGCCGATGCTCGGCGCGAGGGGGTGGCGATCGTCGGCTGCGCGATCGCCACCCAGCGCGCCACCACCGTGCTGTGGGACACCGCCACAGGCGAGCCGCTCACCCCGGCCATCGTCTGGCAGGACACCCGGCATGCCGATGAGCTCGCGGCCATCGCCCCCGAGTGGGATGCGCGACTGATCCCCGCCGTCGGCCGCCCGGTGGGCGTGCGCTCGCCGTACCTCACCGCGATGCGGTTGATCGAGACGGATGCGCGGGTGCGGCAGGCGCATCAGCGCGGCACGCTGGGGTTCGGCACCGTCGACACCTGGCTGCTCTGGAACCTGGTGCAGGGCCGACCGCTGCTCACCACCGCGACGAACGCCACCAGCTGCGGCGCCTACGTGATCGCCGAGCACCGCTACGAGACCGACTACCTCGACGCGCTCGGCTTCCCTCGCGAGCTGCTGCCAGCGCTGCGCGACGACCAGGACGACTTCGGCATCACCGACCCGGCGCTGCTCGGCATCGAGGTGCCGGTGTGGGCAGTGCTCGGCGACCAGCACGCCGGGATGCTGGGCCTCGGCGCCCTCGAGCCGGGCGACGCCATGTGCGTGCACGGCACGGGCTCCTTCGTCGACCTCAACTTGGGCTCGTCGACGCCCGCGAACCCCGGCCGCTACGAGGGCACGCTGTCGCTCGTCGCCTGGCGTGCGCAGCAGCGCTCCCGCTTCACGGTCGAGACCTTCACCGCCGCCACCGGCAGCGCGATCGACTGGCTGTGCGGCACGCTCGGCTGGTTCGACGACGCGCGTGCCATCTCTGCCGCCGCGGCCAGCGCATCCGCTCGCCGCCAGGTGCGATTCCTGCCGGCGATGACGGGGGTGCGGATGCCTGTCGTCGAGCCGGGCGTGCGCTCGGCCCTCACCGGCTTCGACTTCTCGACCACCAAGGCCGATGTGGCCGCCGCGGTGCTCGAGGGCATCGCGCACTCGATGGCGTGGAGCCTCGAGGCGGACGCGGAGGTCGCCGGCGTCGACGTGGCGAGCGTGCTCGTCGGCGGTGGCCTGTCGCTGAGCGACCCGCTGCTGCAGATGCAGGCCGATCTGACGCAGGTGCCGCAGCGCCGGCTGCGCACGACCGACGTGGCGAGCATCCGCGGCGCCGCATTCCTTGCGGGCAGCGGCTCCGTCTGGCCAGACATGGAGGCCGCCACGGCGACGCTCGTGCAGGAGGCCGTGTTCGAGCCCGCCATCGACCGCGCCGAGCGCGACGAACGAGTCGGCGTCTGGCGTGAGCGCGTCAACGAGGAGGTGCGCCGAGTGCGCGAGACGACCGTGACCGAGAACGACGAGGAGAGCTGA
- a CDS encoding FAD-binding oxidoreductase: MISKEAVKRGYNRGNYTVGAPSQPGWAPANAAPAERASLAIGTTDVSEAVLAELRDASDTVITEQAEVIAGTRDWWARTMVAETSGAPAITDAVIVKVSTEEQVQAVCRIASANAIPLTVSAGRSNVTGAALPLKGGIVLDVCGLDRFVSFDEQSQIIDVEAGMFGDLFEEMVQRDFGMTSGHWPSSYAISTVGGWVACRGAGQLSTRYGKIEDMVVGIDVVLADGERVSFGGTARAAVGPDLMQLFIGSEGTLGVITRVRLKLERLPDYGRAIAYGFDSFADGLEACRRIMQEGATPAALRLYDALESGLQFDEPERHVLLVADEGAPGLVDAGLEIAERVCREVGGTPLDSDVIFERWLDTRYLTGKSAEGFKKSPGLVADTLEMIGVWKDLPAIYDEVVEALQGVPGTLAGSAHQSHAYVDSACLYFSLRGDVAVEERADWYEAAWNAANEVIIRHGATLSHHHGVGLLRSRFMERSLGGAFGVLETVKRVLDPKNILNPGKLGLRG; this comes from the coding sequence ATGATCAGCAAGGAAGCAGTGAAGCGTGGGTACAACCGCGGCAACTACACCGTCGGCGCGCCGAGCCAACCGGGCTGGGCACCGGCCAATGCGGCTCCGGCGGAGCGCGCATCGCTCGCCATCGGCACCACCGACGTCTCCGAGGCCGTGCTCGCCGAGCTGCGTGACGCATCCGACACCGTCATCACCGAGCAGGCGGAGGTCATCGCCGGCACGCGCGACTGGTGGGCGCGCACGATGGTCGCTGAGACCAGCGGCGCACCGGCGATCACGGACGCGGTGATCGTGAAGGTCTCGACCGAGGAGCAGGTGCAGGCGGTGTGCCGCATCGCCTCGGCGAACGCGATCCCCCTCACCGTCTCGGCGGGCCGCTCGAACGTGACGGGCGCCGCACTGCCGCTCAAGGGCGGCATCGTGCTCGACGTGTGCGGGCTCGACAGGTTCGTCTCGTTCGACGAGCAGAGCCAGATCATCGACGTGGAGGCCGGCATGTTCGGCGATCTGTTCGAAGAGATGGTGCAGCGCGACTTCGGCATGACCTCCGGCCACTGGCCCTCGAGCTATGCGATCTCGACGGTCGGCGGCTGGGTCGCGTGCCGCGGCGCAGGCCAGCTCTCGACCCGCTACGGCAAGATCGAAGACATGGTCGTCGGCATCGACGTCGTGCTCGCCGACGGCGAGAGGGTGTCGTTCGGCGGCACCGCTCGCGCGGCCGTCGGGCCGGATCTCATGCAGCTGTTCATCGGCTCGGAGGGCACGCTCGGCGTCATCACGCGCGTGCGGCTGAAGCTCGAGCGCCTGCCGGACTACGGTCGTGCGATCGCCTACGGCTTCGACTCGTTCGCCGATGGGCTTGAGGCATGCCGCCGCATCATGCAGGAGGGTGCGACGCCTGCGGCGCTGCGCCTCTATGACGCGCTCGAGAGCGGCCTGCAGTTCGACGAGCCCGAGCGCCACGTGCTGCTCGTCGCCGACGAGGGCGCGCCAGGTCTGGTGGATGCGGGCCTCGAGATCGCGGAGCGAGTCTGCCGCGAGGTGGGCGGCACCCCGCTGGACAGCGACGTGATCTTCGAGCGCTGGCTCGACACTCGCTACCTCACAGGTAAGAGCGCCGAGGGATTCAAGAAGAGCCCGGGCCTCGTCGCCGACACGCTCGAGATGATCGGCGTCTGGAAGGATCTGCCGGCCATCTACGATGAGGTCGTCGAGGCGCTGCAGGGCGTGCCCGGCACGCTCGCGGGCTCTGCGCACCAGTCGCACGCCTACGTCGACAGTGCCTGCCTCTACTTCTCGCTCCGCGGCGACGTCGCGGTCGAGGAGCGTGCCGACTGGTACGAGGCGGCCTGGAACGCGGCGAACGAGGTGATCATCCGCCACGGTGCGACGCTCAGCCACCATCACGGCGTCGGTCTGTTGCGCTCTCGCTTCATGGAGCGCTCGCTCGGCGGGGCATTCGGGGTGCTCGAGACGGTCAAGCGCGTGCTTGACCCGAAGAACATCCTGAACCCCGGCAAGCTGGGGCTGCGCGGGTAG
- a CDS encoding LLM class F420-dependent oxidoreductase, producing the protein MRVGVHLPQWGAGANRSAVIDLAQAAEESGFDSVWVADHIVLPVESNSDYPYRGSGTPFAPEDGFLEGLTMLAAVAGATTKVGLGTSVLVLPMRHPLEVAKIASTIDLLSDGRLQLAVGAGWMREEFDALDQRFDARGRRMDEQIEIMRLAWTKGIFAYSGEFYDFPELACLPLPVQPSGPPLLIGGLGPTAFRRIKRHGDGWQVLGADFDALTEMRTRLDELGPGKILSTSTGMPRTAEKAINRLRSLAAAGVDQVVLNSIETPADLLARLQMYRDEVFPAVST; encoded by the coding sequence ATGAGAGTCGGAGTCCACCTTCCCCAGTGGGGCGCCGGAGCGAATCGCTCGGCCGTGATCGATCTCGCGCAGGCCGCGGAGGAGAGCGGCTTCGACTCGGTCTGGGTCGCCGACCACATCGTGCTGCCCGTCGAGTCGAACTCCGACTATCCGTATCGCGGCAGCGGTACGCCGTTCGCGCCGGAGGACGGATTCCTCGAAGGTCTCACGATGCTCGCCGCGGTCGCAGGCGCGACCACGAAGGTCGGCCTGGGTACGAGCGTGCTCGTGCTGCCCATGCGGCACCCGCTCGAGGTCGCGAAGATCGCAAGCACGATCGACCTGCTGTCCGACGGCAGACTGCAGCTCGCGGTCGGCGCAGGCTGGATGCGCGAGGAGTTCGACGCGCTTGACCAGCGTTTCGATGCGCGCGGGCGCCGCATGGACGAGCAGATCGAGATCATGCGGCTCGCGTGGACCAAGGGGATTTTCGCTTACTCCGGCGAGTTCTACGACTTCCCAGAGCTCGCCTGCCTGCCGCTGCCCGTGCAGCCGAGCGGTCCACCACTGCTGATCGGGGGACTCGGCCCGACCGCGTTCCGTCGCATCAAGCGTCACGGCGACGGCTGGCAGGTGCTCGGCGCCGACTTCGACGCACTCACCGAGATGCGCACCAGGCTCGACGAGCTCGGTCCCGGCAAGATCCTCAGCACGTCGACAGGCATGCCTCGCACAGCAGAGAAAGCCATCAACCGTCTGCGCTCGCTGGCCGCCGCCGGAGTCGACCAAGTCGTGCTCAACTCGATCGAGACGCCGGCCGATCTGCTGGCCCGACTCCAGATGTATCGCGACGAGGTGTTCCCCGCTGTTTCTACTTGA
- a CDS encoding DUF4286 family protein, translating into MLHLGTGQLLWMLQPDDTVEDEWNEWYDTEHVAALMRVPGFLNGARYRLERTLAGVTPPRYLASYELDDLDVLESESYRSNRSSLGEGMRRHWTQRMLGEVTYAAGGMYHVRDAWQRPATQPVLPAPRLLLIGLASGAAQESWLDEHLPSLRAQAGVRGYRSLALAAGSPRIAGMRDRAEAAQLLIVCALDAESDPQEPLVALCADRTASEVTAASYLPIFAAFGQAATTPSAP; encoded by the coding sequence ATGCTGCATCTCGGCACCGGCCAACTGCTCTGGATGCTGCAGCCCGACGACACCGTCGAGGACGAGTGGAACGAGTGGTACGACACCGAGCATGTGGCGGCGCTCATGCGTGTGCCGGGCTTCCTCAACGGCGCTCGCTACCGACTCGAGCGCACATTGGCCGGCGTGACACCGCCGCGCTATCTCGCCTCGTATGAGCTCGACGACCTCGACGTGCTGGAGTCGGAGAGCTACCGCTCGAACCGCTCCTCGCTCGGTGAGGGGATGCGCCGTCACTGGACGCAGCGGATGCTCGGTGAGGTCACGTACGCAGCCGGCGGGATGTACCACGTGCGCGACGCGTGGCAGCGGCCGGCGACGCAGCCGGTGCTGCCGGCACCGCGACTGCTGCTGATCGGGTTGGCAAGCGGTGCCGCACAGGAGTCGTGGCTCGACGAGCACCTTCCGAGCCTGCGAGCACAAGCCGGTGTTCGCGGATACCGCAGCCTCGCCCTCGCAGCAGGCTCACCGCGGATCGCGGGCATGCGAGACCGCGCAGAGGCGGCACAGCTGCTGATCGTCTGCGCTCTCGATGCTGAGAGCGACCCCCAGGAGCCGCTGGTCGCTCTGTGCGCGGATCGGACGGCGTCGGAGGTCACCGCTGCGAGCTACCTACCGATCTTCGCCGCCTTTGGCCAGGCGGCTACAACCCCTTCGGCTCCGTGA
- a CDS encoding putative quinol monooxygenase, giving the protein MSSNYLVVATYTAKPDTADRVAELLPTLAAASRQEPGNLSYEIARDLERPHVFTIVEVYEGRDAFTAHRESAHFASIGKMQIIPLLESRVVVGYEGDGVIG; this is encoded by the coding sequence GTGAGCAGCAACTACCTGGTCGTCGCGACCTACACCGCCAAGCCCGACACTGCCGATCGGGTGGCGGAGCTGCTGCCCACGCTGGCAGCCGCGAGCCGGCAGGAACCGGGCAACCTCTCGTATGAGATCGCTCGCGACCTCGAGCGCCCGCACGTGTTCACGATCGTCGAGGTCTATGAGGGCCGGGATGCGTTCACCGCGCATCGCGAGAGCGCCCACTTCGCCTCGATCGGCAAGATGCAGATCATCCCGCTGCTGGAGAGCCGCGTGGTCGTCGGCTACGAGGGCGACGGCGTCATCGGCTGA
- a CDS encoding glycerol-3-phosphate dehydrogenase/oxidase, whose amino-acid sequence MAKLMGLPARKTDRARERMTITEPLQLTRAQQVEQLRTERYDIVIVGGGITGAYAAMDAALRGYMVALLEKDDFASGTSSKSSKMIHGGLRYIEQGNLPLVRHSLLERQRLRKNARHLVQRLPFLFPVMSVDGVFDRRLAAGFESLLWTYDLAGGWREGILHQKLSKNEVLAHCPTFKTDNLDGGFLYFDARADDARLTLAIARTAAFHGATVLNGAKVTDVRRHAGKVAGVVAEVDGEQIDVHGRSVVIAVGSWLRDWNGAAKDADVPSIRPAKGVHVAVPWLKIQNDCTVTIPVPGRNRRATITRWGDTSYLGTTDEDYRGDLDDVHCTREELDFLLDGARTALNMEIEPEEVLGSIAGTRPLVAPPGGKTIEVKRNHEIRTDHDGLVTVVGGKLTTSRHMAEQTIDAAQKVLGERRRVQTKDAYVLGAAGYDPEAVVASGGLASHLGERYGTESAFVSQILAADTSLAAPIVAGLPYLEAEVVYSARHELARSVDDILSRRTRSRIQARDASAAAAPRVAALLQRELGFSDAERERQVQEYRAATAKEKAILLGTAIPAATSTDPAGTTGASANQPAQMGTSA is encoded by the coding sequence ATGGCCAAGCTGATGGGCCTGCCGGCCCGCAAGACCGACCGGGCGCGAGAGCGCATGACGATCACCGAGCCGCTGCAGCTCACCCGTGCGCAGCAGGTCGAGCAGCTGCGCACCGAGCGCTACGACATCGTGATCGTGGGCGGCGGCATCACCGGCGCCTACGCCGCGATGGATGCGGCGCTGCGCGGCTACATGGTGGCGCTGCTCGAGAAGGACGACTTCGCCTCCGGCACGTCGTCGAAGTCGTCGAAGATGATCCACGGCGGCCTGCGCTACATCGAGCAGGGCAACCTGCCACTCGTGCGGCATTCGCTGCTCGAGCGCCAGCGGCTGCGCAAGAACGCCCGCCACCTCGTGCAGCGGCTGCCGTTCCTCTTCCCCGTCATGAGCGTGGACGGCGTCTTCGACCGCCGTCTGGCGGCTGGCTTCGAGTCGCTGCTGTGGACGTACGACCTGGCCGGCGGCTGGCGCGAGGGCATCCTGCACCAGAAGCTCTCCAAGAACGAGGTGCTCGCCCACTGCCCGACCTTCAAGACCGACAACCTCGACGGCGGCTTCCTCTACTTCGACGCGCGCGCCGACGACGCCCGTCTCACACTTGCGATCGCGCGCACGGCCGCCTTCCACGGTGCGACGGTGCTCAACGGCGCGAAGGTGACGGATGTCCGCCGTCACGCCGGCAAGGTCGCTGGCGTCGTCGCCGAGGTCGACGGCGAGCAGATCGACGTGCACGGCCGCTCGGTCGTGATCGCGGTCGGTTCGTGGCTGCGCGACTGGAACGGTGCAGCGAAGGACGCCGATGTGCCCAGCATCCGACCTGCCAAGGGCGTGCACGTGGCCGTGCCGTGGTTGAAGATCCAGAACGACTGCACCGTGACGATCCCGGTGCCGGGCCGCAATCGCCGCGCCACCATCACCCGCTGGGGCGACACCTCCTATCTCGGCACCACCGACGAGGACTACCGCGGCGACCTCGACGACGTGCACTGCACGCGCGAGGAGCTCGACTTCCTGCTCGATGGCGCCCGCACCGCGCTCAACATGGAGATCGAGCCCGAGGAGGTGCTCGGCTCGATCGCCGGCACCCGCCCGCTCGTCGCCCCGCCGGGCGGCAAGACCATCGAGGTCAAGCGCAACCACGAGATCCGCACCGACCACGACGGCCTCGTGACGGTCGTGGGCGGCAAGCTCACCACATCCCGCCACATGGCAGAGCAGACGATCGACGCCGCGCAGAAGGTGCTGGGCGAGCGCCGCCGCGTGCAGACGAAGGACGCCTACGTGCTGGGCGCGGCTGGCTACGACCCCGAGGCGGTCGTCGCCTCCGGCGGGCTGGCCTCGCACCTGGGCGAGCGCTACGGCACCGAGTCGGCGTTCGTCAGCCAGATCCTGGCCGCCGACACGTCGCTGGCTGCGCCGATCGTTGCGGGCCTGCCCTACCTCGAGGCGGAGGTCGTCTACTCGGCCCGCCACGAGCTGGCTCGCAGCGTCGACGACATCCTCAGCCGCCGCACGCGCAGCCGCATCCAGGCGCGCGACGCCTCGGCTGCCGCCGCCCCCCGAGTGGCCGCGCTGCTCCAGCGCGAGCTCGGCTTCAGCGATGCCGAGCGTGAGCGCCAGGTGCAGGAGTATCGCGCCGCGACCGCCAAGGAGAAGGCGATCCTGCTCGGCACCGCGATCCCCGCCGCCACGTCCACCGACCCCGCCGGCACCACCGGCGCATCCGCGAACCAGCCAGCACAGATGGGAACGTCAGCATGA
- a CDS encoding FCD domain-containing protein, with the protein MTNLKVAAELGFAAIPVQRPRQQVETQLRRAILEGELAEGDRIPSENALAQSFNVSRATIREALRSLSEAGLLAKGHGTTSGMYVQSVDHNALSRIVAERLGAILDLGSVTPAEVSNFRDLLEVPSARLAAQHRSEASLAVLSEIIDQERSTTFDDPAVPEFNARFHSEIANASGNRVLAAFVAALHSTARPLAFVYIDEEFGRVAVGHHIALHHAIRDEDSEAAALAMRNHLDYLREHINAKAGPEALEQQTAARN; encoded by the coding sequence ATGACGAATCTAAAAGTTGCAGCCGAGTTGGGCTTCGCAGCCATCCCGGTGCAGCGCCCGCGGCAGCAGGTCGAGACGCAGCTCAGGCGCGCGATCCTTGAGGGCGAACTTGCTGAGGGCGATCGCATCCCCAGCGAGAACGCACTGGCGCAGTCCTTCAACGTCAGCCGGGCAACGATCCGGGAAGCGCTCCGCTCACTCTCTGAAGCGGGACTGCTGGCTAAGGGTCACGGCACGACGAGCGGCATGTACGTGCAAAGCGTGGATCACAACGCGCTGTCACGCATCGTCGCGGAGCGGTTGGGGGCGATCCTCGATCTGGGCTCGGTCACTCCGGCCGAGGTGTCGAATTTCCGCGATCTACTCGAGGTGCCGAGCGCGAGGCTTGCTGCGCAGCATCGTTCCGAGGCCAGTCTGGCCGTGCTGAGCGAGATCATCGATCAAGAGCGCAGCACGACCTTCGACGATCCCGCGGTTCCGGAGTTCAACGCGCGGTTCCACTCGGAGATCGCCAATGCCTCGGGAAACCGGGTGCTTGCGGCATTTGTCGCCGCGTTGCACTCCACGGCACGACCGCTGGCCTTCGTCTATATCGATGAGGAGTTCGGGCGCGTGGCAGTCGGCCACCACATCGCGCTGCACCACGCGATCCGCGATGAGGACAGCGAAGCTGCGGCGCTCGCAATGCGCAACCACCTCGACTATCTGCGCGAGCACATCAACGCTAAGGCGGGCCCCGAGGCTCTGGAGCAGCAGACAGCGGCGCGAAACTAG
- a CDS encoding glycerol-3-phosphate responsive antiterminator, whose translation MDALTRRRGWLTTKLRTRPVIPAMFTRDDVSAFLDADAPIGIVANLDLLDLEPALANLAAHERFGFVNADSVAGLVVDRGGIDFLAKIGAAGIVTTRASAVGRIESTGMVAMQKLFVTDRLNLPRSTHGLEGSHPSFVQIMPAPVLPYVMDEPVMNISPVIAGGFVTNERSLLAALACGAAGVSTSQRSLWNYRKEDV comes from the coding sequence ATGGATGCGCTCACACGGCGTCGTGGCTGGCTCACCACCAAGCTCCGCACGCGGCCGGTGATCCCGGCGATGTTCACGCGAGACGACGTGAGCGCGTTCCTCGACGCCGATGCGCCGATCGGCATCGTCGCCAACCTCGACCTGCTCGACCTCGAGCCGGCGCTGGCGAACCTGGCGGCGCATGAGCGCTTCGGGTTCGTGAACGCCGACAGCGTCGCAGGACTCGTCGTCGACCGCGGCGGCATCGACTTCCTCGCGAAGATCGGTGCCGCCGGCATCGTCACCACCCGGGCGAGCGCCGTGGGCCGCATCGAGTCGACCGGCATGGTGGCGATGCAGAAGCTCTTCGTCACCGATCGGCTGAACCTGCCGCGCTCGACCCACGGGCTGGAGGGGTCGCATCCCAGCTTCGTGCAGATCATGCCGGCTCCCGTGCTGCCCTATGTGATGGATGAGCCGGTGATGAACATCTCGCCCGTGATCGCGGGTGGGTTCGTGACCAACGAGCGCTCGCTGCTCGCGGCGCTGGCGTGCGGTGCCGCCGGCGTCTCGACGAGCCAGCGCTCGCTCTGGAACTACCGGAAGGAAGACGTGTGA
- a CDS encoding FAD-dependent oxidoreductase, with amino-acid sequence MPAETADDSFAVDVIVIGAGIGGLTIASELARRGYEVGVVEIGDHVGGSAVLSEGYVWTALDEDAFLNEDPDGDASKFLAMRAELFEALAELEGRGIEVGPVLENVLGFGTGRQLDIGRYIDHCTRVVESAGGWVLLEHEVESLVTRSGAVTGVVVRDPEGATEPIAARAVVIATGGFQGSPQLRSEFIGPWASDLLLRANPASIGGGVELGRSVGAALSLGGDGFYGHLVPYPLDRWDPSNYTALSQYHSDEGVLLSREGQRFADEAHGDHVNAQEVAKVGRALLFIDDELWQRRGAAVFIPGMPALDKVRDAVEIGAHVSVADNLAELVAPVASWGFDADATLASLTEVQRTATGPRGSALRQPPFALMEVQSAITFTLGGLSTGVHGQVLNEAGGTVPGLWAAGVDAGGLNVRGYTGGLVRGLVLGRITARAIDAALQRDER; translated from the coding sequence ATGCCTGCAGAGACTGCTGACGATAGCTTCGCCGTCGACGTCATCGTCATCGGCGCGGGAATAGGCGGCCTGACGATCGCGTCCGAGCTCGCGCGCCGCGGCTATGAGGTTGGCGTCGTCGAGATCGGCGATCACGTCGGAGGATCGGCCGTGCTCTCCGAGGGGTACGTCTGGACCGCACTCGACGAGGATGCGTTCCTCAATGAGGATCCGGACGGGGATGCCTCCAAGTTCCTTGCGATGCGCGCCGAGCTGTTCGAAGCCCTCGCGGAGCTCGAAGGGAGAGGCATCGAGGTCGGTCCGGTGCTCGAGAACGTCCTCGGCTTCGGAACCGGTCGCCAGCTGGACATCGGGCGCTACATCGATCACTGCACGCGCGTCGTCGAGAGTGCGGGCGGATGGGTGCTGCTCGAGCATGAGGTCGAGTCGCTCGTGACGCGGTCGGGGGCCGTGACCGGAGTCGTCGTCCGGGATCCCGAGGGTGCGACCGAGCCGATCGCTGCACGGGCAGTGGTGATCGCCACCGGCGGGTTCCAGGGCAGCCCCCAACTGCGCTCGGAGTTCATCGGCCCGTGGGCAAGTGATCTGCTGCTGCGTGCCAACCCCGCGAGCATCGGTGGCGGAGTCGAGCTGGGCCGGAGCGTGGGCGCAGCCCTTTCACTCGGTGGCGACGGTTTCTACGGCCACCTTGTTCCGTATCCGCTCGATCGCTGGGACCCCTCGAACTACACAGCGCTGTCGCAGTACCACAGCGATGAAGGCGTCTTGCTCTCGCGCGAGGGTCAACGCTTCGCCGACGAGGCGCACGGCGACCATGTCAACGCGCAGGAAGTCGCGAAGGTCGGCCGAGCGCTGCTGTTCATCGACGATGAGTTGTGGCAGAGGCGTGGGGCAGCTGTCTTCATCCCCGGGATGCCCGCGCTGGACAAGGTCAGGGATGCCGTCGAGATCGGCGCGCATGTTTCGGTCGCGGACAACCTCGCCGAGCTCGTCGCGCCCGTCGCATCATGGGGATTCGACGCCGACGCGACGCTCGCCTCGCTGACTGAAGTGCAGCGTACGGCGACCGGCCCGCGAGGCAGCGCGCTTCGGCAGCCCCCATTTGCCCTGATGGAGGTGCAGTCCGCGATCACCTTCACCCTCGGAGGCCTCAGCACGGGCGTGCACGGCCAGGTTCTGAATGAGGCTGGCGGCACCGTTCCTGGGCTCTGGGCCGCCGGCGTGGACGCCGGAGGGTTGAACGTCCGCGGCTATACAGGAGGCCTCGTGCGTGGGCTGGTTCTCGGTCGCATCACCGCTCGTGCGATCGACGCCGCGCTGCAGCGCGACGAGCGCTAG
- a CDS encoding nuclear transport factor 2 family protein, which translates to MIKVVTCTAGPASREQREMTRPSAEASVAIRYTLQRGVVCIDVGDWECFSPEAQSVYNGDAQVLVGGAGVAAFVQRATAQYASTVHDLAGCHVELTGDGVEAGGTWLIVRRQHVALWQSDVTTIPPWLRITEPKGL; encoded by the coding sequence TTGATCAAGGTCGTGACCTGCACTGCCGGGCCAGCCAGTCGGGAACAGCGCGAGATGACGAGACCGTCCGCGGAGGCCTCAGTCGCGATCCGCTACACACTGCAGCGCGGCGTGGTGTGCATCGACGTGGGGGATTGGGAATGCTTCTCCCCGGAGGCGCAAAGTGTCTACAACGGTGACGCCCAAGTGCTGGTCGGCGGTGCAGGTGTTGCCGCCTTCGTGCAGCGCGCGACCGCACAGTACGCGTCCACCGTCCACGACCTAGCGGGGTGTCACGTCGAACTGACCGGCGACGGGGTCGAGGCCGGCGGCACCTGGCTGATCGTTCGGCGCCAGCACGTCGCGCTGTGGCAGTCGGATGTGACGACCATCCCGCCATGGCTTCGGATCACGGAGCCGAAGGGGTTGTAG